From a single Synechococcus sp. MW101C3 genomic region:
- a CDS encoding SIMPL domain-containing protein gives MRRALPALTTAACLLPACLLLARPALAQAQPLRCDGTTLEVRGSAELKRAADRLRFSLELQAEAPGNDAALAQLQTRLAAVRTALQALQVSELEVTSPTTWSRPATKQQPAAIQARLQVSGELAPARLQALIRQVGGLPGVQLAPVSTQPSAGGDAAARRQLLKGAYQDALTQARDLADAIGLRTVTPLGVVLEGGMRPMLMKAVAAESVGFDPAELPGPVDRLALQATFCAR, from the coding sequence ATGCGTCGCGCCCTCCCCGCTCTCACCACCGCTGCCTGCCTGCTGCCTGCCTGCCTGCTGCTGGCGCGGCCGGCCCTGGCCCAGGCGCAGCCGCTTCGCTGCGACGGCACCACGCTGGAGGTGCGGGGCAGCGCCGAGCTGAAGCGGGCTGCCGACCGCTTGCGCTTCTCCCTGGAGCTGCAGGCCGAAGCTCCCGGCAACGACGCCGCCCTGGCACAGCTCCAGACGCGGCTGGCGGCCGTGCGCACCGCCCTGCAGGCGTTGCAGGTGAGCGAGCTGGAGGTCACTTCGCCCACCACCTGGTCACGGCCGGCCACCAAGCAGCAGCCGGCCGCGATCCAGGCCCGGCTGCAGGTGAGTGGCGAGCTCGCCCCGGCCCGGCTGCAGGCGCTGATCCGCCAGGTGGGCGGGCTGCCGGGGGTGCAGTTGGCGCCGGTGAGCACCCAGCCGTCGGCGGGCGGTGATGCGGCCGCCCGGCGCCAGCTGCTCAAGGGGGCCTACCAGGACGCCCTCACCCAGGCGCGGGATCTGGCTGACGCGATCGGCCTGCGTACGGTCACCCCCTTGGGCGTGGTGCTCGAAGGCGGCATGCGCCCCATGCTGATGAAGGCCGTTGCCGCCGAGAGCGTGGGCTTTGACCCGGCCGAACTTCCCGGACCCGTGGATCGGCTGGCGCTGCAGGCCACCTTCTGCGCCCGTTGA